A section of the Luteolibacter flavescens genome encodes:
- a CDS encoding sigma-70 family RNA polymerase sigma factor, whose protein sequence is MADDPDKDFVKLLTEHQGVICSFVISLLPGAPGTDDVIQEVNTLLWAKRSQFELGTNFRAWALAVARFQVMAHLRVLKQRRWVTLDDDVAAMLAEEIEEHAEPEVMERQLDALRACLGKLRPEDRDLLLQRYWRKSRLQDFAVDRGRSLSGLKVQLFRLRAALKRCIEDRIGECLP, encoded by the coding sequence ATGGCGGACGACCCGGACAAAGACTTTGTGAAGCTGCTGACCGAGCACCAGGGGGTGATCTGCTCCTTCGTGATCTCGCTGCTTCCCGGCGCCCCGGGGACGGACGACGTGATCCAGGAGGTGAATACCCTGCTGTGGGCAAAGCGGTCCCAATTCGAGCTCGGCACGAATTTCCGCGCCTGGGCGCTGGCCGTCGCGCGCTTCCAGGTGATGGCCCATCTACGGGTGCTGAAGCAGCGCCGCTGGGTCACGCTGGATGACGATGTGGCCGCGATGTTGGCGGAGGAGATCGAGGAGCACGCGGAGCCGGAGGTGATGGAGCGCCAGCTCGATGCGCTGCGTGCCTGTCTCGGCAAGCTGCGCCCGGAGGATCGCGACCTGCTGCTCCAGCGCTACTGGCGGAAGAGCCGGCTGCAGGACTTCGCCGTGGATCGCGGGCGCTCGTTGAGCGGGCTGAAGGTGCAGCTCTTCCGCCTGCGCGCTGCCTTGAAGCGCTGCATCGAGGACCGTATCGGTGAATGCCTGCCATGA
- a CDS encoding LamG domain-containing protein, with translation MPAMKPRPPVSRRLEQAFQDLEDGTIAADDHVWLMEQLRENAEARRAYRKHMSFATLMHWTAEASIPEDGQDDRSVVVFPRRTSGASRRVIYAAAAMVALLAVAGSLIFWHAGKQPPAQVIAGGNARWHYSSGGIGAEGEFLPGTRLVVEQGNLEIVTRKRTRIVVEGPATLEISDPRQVSVSSGKAWFEMGAEDRDLTVMTERLRARTSATRFGVAVSTGSDRIQVESGEVLLEPRLPGISPVTLRSGEAAITDLVGRSKLTPADPGLFVAELQSEPAYIHWSFDQESGGAFPATGRGMQTVPLTVRDLDGRAVMPRQAEGAFGAGLDLTDGKSFAESAFAGISGGGPRTVAVWVKGWPIERRSTADAVDYTPSVVMWGDESIEGGSWTLRAHCVSGIIGTQWGTTGFLTAGKIGTRRVLDGEWHHIACVFTGEVSETGMVKVAHYIDGEPVPITWATLGAGVDTRAGGGPATRLRVACDSMMPGGPGNVPVMVDELFIIRGALSDEQVKILYQENRFVPGD, from the coding sequence ATGCCTGCCATGAAGCCGCGCCCGCCCGTATCCCGACGACTCGAGCAGGCCTTCCAGGATTTGGAAGACGGCACCATCGCTGCGGACGATCACGTGTGGCTGATGGAGCAGCTCCGCGAGAATGCGGAAGCCCGCCGTGCCTATCGGAAGCACATGTCCTTCGCCACGCTGATGCACTGGACCGCCGAGGCCTCGATCCCGGAGGACGGTCAGGATGATCGCTCGGTGGTGGTTTTCCCCCGGCGGACGTCGGGGGCTTCGCGCAGGGTGATCTATGCCGCGGCGGCGATGGTCGCATTGCTGGCCGTCGCGGGCAGCCTGATCTTTTGGCACGCTGGAAAGCAGCCGCCCGCGCAGGTCATCGCGGGTGGGAATGCCCGGTGGCACTACTCGAGCGGCGGCATCGGGGCGGAGGGTGAGTTCCTCCCCGGCACGCGTCTGGTGGTCGAGCAGGGAAATCTGGAGATCGTCACGCGCAAGCGCACGCGCATCGTCGTGGAAGGCCCGGCCACGCTGGAGATCAGCGATCCCCGGCAGGTGAGCGTTTCGAGCGGCAAGGCGTGGTTCGAGATGGGCGCGGAAGACCGGGATCTCACGGTGATGACCGAGCGCCTGCGTGCGCGCACCTCGGCGACGCGATTCGGCGTGGCGGTATCGACGGGCAGCGATCGCATCCAGGTGGAGTCCGGCGAAGTGCTGCTGGAGCCGAGGCTGCCTGGCATCTCTCCCGTGACGCTGCGCAGCGGCGAGGCGGCGATCACGGATCTCGTCGGCAGGTCAAAGCTCACCCCGGCGGACCCGGGGCTCTTCGTGGCGGAGTTGCAAAGCGAGCCTGCCTATATCCACTGGAGCTTTGACCAGGAGTCGGGTGGTGCTTTTCCGGCCACGGGGCGTGGCATGCAGACGGTTCCGCTCACCGTCCGGGATCTGGACGGGCGCGCGGTGATGCCGCGGCAGGCGGAGGGGGCTTTCGGTGCCGGTCTCGATCTGACGGACGGCAAATCCTTTGCCGAGAGCGCATTCGCGGGCATTTCCGGCGGCGGGCCGAGGACGGTGGCGGTGTGGGTGAAGGGCTGGCCGATCGAGCGCCGCTCCACTGCGGATGCCGTGGACTACACGCCGTCCGTGGTCATGTGGGGGGACGAGTCGATCGAAGGTGGCAGTTGGACGCTGCGCGCGCACTGCGTGTCCGGCATCATCGGCACGCAATGGGGCACCACGGGATTCCTGACGGCCGGGAAGATCGGCACGCGGCGCGTGCTGGATGGCGAGTGGCACCACATCGCCTGTGTTTTCACCGGTGAGGTGAGCGAGACGGGCATGGTGAAGGTGGCGCATTACATCGATGGCGAACCTGTTCCCATCACCTGGGCCACCCTCGGCGCGGGGGTGGACACGCGTGCGGGCGGCGGCCCTGCGACGCGTCTGCGGGTCGCGTGCGACAGCATGATGCCCGGCGGGCCGGGAAATGTGCCGGTGATGGTGGACGAATTGTTTATCATCCGCGGAGCGCTGAGTGACGAGCAGGTGAAGATCCTCTATCAGGAGAATCGCTTCGTCCCGGGGGATTGA
- a CDS encoding LamG-like jellyroll fold domain-containing protein translates to MNPSRLIPCALLLQILPATAGVWAHYSFDTSFDDVSGNNRHGTLTDNGTLGNSGIISTPGDFKFGNGAMNFHADRDFIAIPSKTFGSGLSYTVAFWARKSPGDTGGASQWDMVIGQRDNANHFIGLNDASGTGMRWRGSSNAADREANFGVPLDYDWHHYAIVAYGSTITLYLDGQFFGTVGGKQTGFIIDTIGEAYTAAADYDFNGQIDEVWIFEDALGPDKISSLYLSNDPDAGGPYAGFHYRFDENLNDSGSGAFHGATEGNAALTTDPQRVVEGSGALWTDGADASRMVLPVPGYYTATQPWTATWWARREGIGSSKGMVMGRADNTNDFIWLNDTNPGLRFRSSTGATLDFTAPKGSQLRHYALVADGMGNMTLFIDGQESETLAGNTSFAVDSIGKAYPTTTLKYNFHGTLDEVRLMPSALTATQVATIYNDEKPVETPSTATKVRVILLGGQSNADGRAAITGLPAALQSSQADVDFYYRIEGGAGSLTTLQPGLSETSQFGPEIVLGRRLADLYAHEAGTRVAIIKYANGGTNLHTQWKAGGDATTTGDGPEYVTFQQTVTAGLAALAAKHPLATVEIDSMVWMQGEADASAAQAGNYQANLGTFIADARATFGPSLAFVIGRLSSGQTSIDGTWRGQVQAAQDAVAAADPRTSVLSTDGFGMAGDNLHFDASGQQSLGSGFAEESAYYSWMMEHFSPADIDAGRGAPDADFDGDGQSNRTEFLGASNPSQGESRFMASFTRTGAATGSISYVSTPARLYAVERLVEASGTWQVELPFAAGENGTTVRPLNTPAARGIYRVTSKLP, encoded by the coding sequence ATGAATCCTTCCCGACTGATCCCGTGTGCCCTCCTCCTTCAAATCCTCCCCGCCACGGCCGGCGTATGGGCGCACTACTCCTTTGACACCAGCTTCGACGACGTTTCCGGAAACAACCGCCACGGCACGCTCACCGACAATGGCACCCTCGGAAACAGCGGCATCATCAGCACGCCGGGCGATTTCAAGTTCGGCAATGGCGCGATGAACTTCCATGCGGACCGGGATTTCATCGCGATCCCGTCGAAGACCTTTGGCTCTGGACTCTCCTACACGGTTGCCTTTTGGGCGCGGAAGTCACCGGGCGACACCGGAGGTGCCAGCCAGTGGGACATGGTCATCGGCCAGCGCGACAATGCGAACCACTTCATCGGCCTGAATGACGCGAGCGGCACCGGCATGCGCTGGCGGGGTTCCTCGAATGCCGCGGACCGCGAAGCGAATTTCGGCGTGCCGCTCGACTACGATTGGCACCACTACGCCATCGTCGCCTATGGCAGCACCATCACGCTGTATCTCGACGGGCAGTTCTTCGGCACGGTCGGCGGGAAGCAGACCGGCTTCATCATCGACACCATTGGCGAGGCCTACACGGCGGCGGCCGACTATGATTTCAATGGCCAGATCGATGAAGTTTGGATCTTCGAGGATGCGCTCGGGCCGGACAAGATCAGCTCGCTCTACCTCTCGAATGATCCGGATGCCGGCGGGCCCTACGCGGGCTTCCACTACCGCTTTGACGAGAATCTCAATGACAGCGGAAGCGGCGCATTCCACGGCGCGACCGAAGGAAATGCAGCGCTCACCACCGATCCCCAACGGGTGGTGGAGGGGAGCGGCGCGCTGTGGACGGATGGCGCGGATGCCTCGCGCATGGTGCTGCCCGTGCCCGGCTACTACACCGCCACGCAGCCCTGGACGGCCACCTGGTGGGCGCGGCGCGAAGGCATCGGATCCAGCAAGGGCATGGTGATGGGTCGTGCGGACAATACCAACGACTTCATCTGGCTGAATGACACGAACCCGGGCCTGCGTTTCCGATCCTCCACGGGTGCCACGCTCGACTTCACCGCGCCGAAGGGCAGCCAGCTCCGCCACTATGCGCTGGTGGCCGATGGCATGGGAAACATGACGCTCTTCATCGACGGGCAGGAATCCGAGACGCTCGCGGGCAATACCTCCTTCGCCGTCGATAGCATCGGCAAGGCCTACCCGACGACCACGCTGAAGTATAACTTCCACGGCACGCTGGACGAGGTACGTCTGATGCCATCCGCGCTCACGGCCACGCAGGTGGCGACGATCTACAACGACGAGAAGCCTGTCGAAACGCCCTCCACAGCGACGAAGGTTCGCGTTATCCTGCTGGGCGGGCAGTCGAATGCGGATGGCCGTGCCGCGATCACCGGGCTGCCCGCCGCACTGCAATCCTCGCAGGCGGATGTGGATTTCTACTATCGCATCGAGGGTGGGGCGGGCTCCTTGACCACCCTGCAGCCCGGGCTCAGCGAGACCTCGCAATTCGGCCCGGAGATCGTGCTCGGTCGCAGGTTGGCAGATCTGTATGCGCATGAAGCCGGCACGCGTGTCGCGATCATCAAGTATGCGAATGGCGGCACGAACCTGCACACCCAGTGGAAGGCCGGAGGCGACGCCACCACCACGGGCGATGGCCCGGAGTATGTGACATTCCAGCAGACAGTGACGGCGGGCCTTGCGGCACTCGCGGCGAAGCATCCGCTCGCGACCGTGGAGATCGATTCCATGGTCTGGATGCAGGGTGAGGCCGATGCCAGCGCGGCGCAGGCGGGTAACTATCAGGCAAATCTCGGCACGTTCATCGCGGATGCCCGTGCGACCTTTGGTCCGTCGCTGGCGTTCGTGATCGGCCGGCTTTCCAGCGGTCAGACTTCGATCGACGGGACGTGGCGCGGGCAGGTGCAGGCGGCGCAGGATGCCGTGGCGGCTGCCGATCCTCGCACGTCGGTGCTTTCCACCGATGGCTTCGGCATGGCGGGGGACAATCTCCACTTCGACGCGAGCGGCCAGCAATCGCTCGGCAGCGGCTTCGCGGAAGAGTCCGCATACTACTCGTGGATGATGGAGCATTTCTCCCCCGCGGACATCGATGCGGGGAGAGGCGCTCCGGATGCCGATTTCGACGGTGACGGGCAAAGCAATCGCACGGAATTCCTCGGAGCGAGCAATCCGTCGCAGGGCGAGTCCCGATTCATGGCTTCCTTCACCCGCACAGGCGCGGCCACCGGCAGCATCTCGTATGTGTCCACGCCTGCCCGTCTCTATGCGGTCGAGCGTTTGGTCGAGGCCAGCGGGACGTGGCAGGTCGAGCTTCCCTTCGCCGCGGGTGAGAATGGCACCACCGTGCG